Genomic DNA from bacterium:
TCTCCGCGGGCAGCTTCCACGGGCTCTGTCAGCTTCAGCCCCGGACCGGCCAGAAGACCGCAGGCACCCATCAGGATGTGTGTGAGGTATAGCCTCGTTGGCCGGAGAGGATGGTCCGGACCGTAACTGAACGTTCGGTACAAGGGGGAATAAACAAGAAGCCCCCCGGAAGCTGTACTCATAGGTCAGTTTCCCTCAATCACTCAACCGGCGGCTCAACCAGGCCTTCGGCCCCATGGTAGGGCCGGCAAAAGACGGTCCAGGACGTGCCGGAGGTCCTGTCCAGGGTGATCTCACCGCCGAGCTGCGCGACCATGGTGTGGACAAGCTTGAGCCCGAGTGATGACGAGGTTTCGGGATCAAACCCTTCCGGCAGGCCGATACCGTTGTCCGAAACGGATAATATATATTGTCCGCCTTCCCCCTCGCTGAAAGACACCGCCACCTCACCGGTACCACCTTTCCGGTCCTCCGGGAAAGCATATTTAATGGCGTTGGTAACAAGTTCGCTCACCAGGTGAAAATGTGCCAGAACCAGATGCCTCTCGCCGATGCCGCCACGGCCTCGCGGAACGGCTCCACGGGAATGGAAACGCTCAACCCCCCGCGTATCTGACCGGCTTCGTAACCGTGGCGTTCGTGGCATTTGAGGCATGCTTCCTCGGTGATGAGCGGACGCATGAACCTCATGTATTCCCCGTCATCCATTTCACGGATACCGTAGTATTCCTCGTCTCCGGAGACCATCGTCTCAAGGGCCTCCCTTTCCCATTCATCGGGAGCGTTCCCGGGACGGATCGGCCGCAGGCTGGTAAGGTGTCCCCTGGATCCTGTTCTTGAAAGCTCGATCTCGTGAACCTGCCGGTTCATGTATGCCGGGTTCAGCATGGTCAGCTTCCTGCCGTCCTTCGTCTCGATGTCACGCTCGACGACATCTTCCAGATACCGGTTGGGCACGGCATAGACACTGACGGGAACGTACACACCTCCATGTCTGGAATTCCACATCCGATACACGACGTCTTTTTCAAGGGCAGTCCTGGCAGCTGCCCTGGCGTTGTTTTTTACCGCAATTGCCTGGCTCCGCAGGTTCCAGCTCACCGACACGGCAGCGCTCACTGTCCATATCAGGGCAACGGTGATCGCGAACTTGAAATAAGGTCTCGGCTTGAAATAATTTGTTTTCATTTGATTCAGGGGGCGAAAAAAGGTCAACCATCGTCTCAATACACCACTTTAAAATAGCATGATTCGCAACGATCCATACAAAAAAAATGGGAACCCTTTTTCTGTAGTGGGTGCGCTCTGCCGGGCGCACCAAAAAAAAGCCCCGCCATTGAGGCGGGGCCCTGGTAGAGCTGTTTGAACAAACTGAACCTACTCGGATGTGGTTGTCGCGCCTTCCTGCAGTTTTCGAGTCTGTTCCTCGGAATATCTGAACATGGGAAGCAGCCATTCAGCGACGAAAATAATTACGAAGGGCACGAGCATGATCCCGATGGCAGCCATGATCCCCTCCTTGCCGAACAACTCCGGCTTGTACGCCTCTCGCAGGCCGGAAAGCGACTTGGAGATCATCTGGCCGCCGATGACAACGTTCCAGCGCATGGCGAAGACCTGGATAAGGAGGAGGGTCGCCGCCGTAAAGGACAGGGTGTTGGCGACCTTGTCCCCCATGTTCTCCCTGAGCAGAACGATGATCATGAGCAGGATGAACGGTATGAGGACGCCAACGATCATCTGGAGACCCAGGAAGGAGAAAGACAGGGGCCCGGCCAGGAGCTGACCGATGATCTCCCACTCCTCGGCCTTCTCGTAGGCCAGGGTCACCAGTTCCAGAAGCTCGAGGGACGCTGTGATCATCAGGAACATCCACAGCCAGCCGCACATGGTGTCGATACAGGCCCTGTCGATGACCAGCCCCTTGAGCTTCATGGCCACCTGGTACATGACGATGAGGGCCGCGATCCCGGATACAACCGCCGAGAAGATGAATATGATGGGCATGAGGGGCGTCGACCACCAGGGGTTGGACTTAAGCGCGCCGAAGAGGAAACCGACATAACCGTGCAGGAGGAACGCCCCCGGTATGCCGATGGCCGCGAGGAACTTGACCATCTTTGCGTCGATAGCCTGGGCTTTTTCCGATGTATCGTAGACTCCCAGGGCAAGCAGCTTGTATATGGTCTGTTTCAGTCCCCTCGATCGCCTGGCGTAGGTGATGATGTCCTTGCGGAAAACGAGCCACACCTCAACTAAAAGGATCACCATGTAGCCGCTGTAAAAGTACCCGAACCCGGCCATGGCCGAGGTGGGGTTCGGCGTGATCATGACGTTGATGCCTCTGAGGGGGTGCCCCAGATGAAGAAGAAGGGGCCATGTCGCCACCAGGAGGAACGCCAGGGAAGCCATGAGGGCAAAACGTGACACCGGTTTTAACGCCTCTATATCGAAAACGTGATAGAGGGAGGACACGACAAAGGCGCCTGCTACAAGCCCCGTAATATAAGGGTACAGTACGATCATTAACGACCAGTGAATGTGGAGGTCGTTGGGAAATACAAAACCGATAGTCTCCAACATCACCTGACCTCCTTGTCCAGCCCTATATAGTAGCACTTGGGTTTGGTGAGCAGCTGCGGCTGGAGGACGCCGATCCTCACCTCATCGATGAGGTGCCTGACAGGGTCGTAACGATCCTTGATGTCTCCAAACATCCTGGTCCCTGTGGGACATGCCTGGACACAGGCCGGCTTAAGACCCCTGGACGTCCTGTGGTAACACCACGTGCACTTGTCGGCGGTGTGAGTCAGAGGATTGATGAAGCGGCTCGCGTAGGGACAGGCCTGGACGCAGTAGCTGCAGCCCATGCAGCGCATTCCGTCCACGAGGATCAGACCGTCCGGCGTTTTGTAGGATGCGCCGAAGGGACAGACCTGAACACAGGGCGTTTCATCGCAATGGTTGCACATCTTGGGTACGAAATATGCTTTAAAAACGCCCTCGACCCCAGCGGTCGTGGCGGGGAAACCGTAGAGCCCGCCATCGGGAGAGTCGATC
This window encodes:
- a CDS encoding sensor histidine kinase, with the translated sequence MSELVTNAIKYAFPEDRKGGTGEVAVSFSEGEGGQYILSVSDNGIGLPEGFDPETSSSLGLKLVHTMVAQLGGEITLDRTSGTSWTVFCRPYHGAEGLVEPPVE
- a CDS encoding 4Fe-4S dicluster domain-containing protein, which translates into the protein MGPIKEKRAIRERGAGMKDVSRRSFLRAAMGVSVLGALSSVLTAVLPVKIKQALASTKVQPERERTGYNPYEHYYSYIINLHKCIGCGSCVRACKMENDVPTGFYRTWVERYQKGEEEHARIDSPDGGLYGFPATTAGVEGVFKAYFVPKMCNHCDETPCVQVCPFGASYKTPDGLILVDGMRCMGCSYCVQACPYASRFINPLTHTADKCTWCYHRTSRGLKPACVQACPTGTRMFGDIKDRYDPVRHLIDEVRIGVLQPQLLTKPKCYYIGLDKEVR
- the nrfD gene encoding polysulfide reductase NrfD, with the protein product MLETIGFVFPNDLHIHWSLMIVLYPYITGLVAGAFVVSSLYHVFDIEALKPVSRFALMASLAFLLVATWPLLLHLGHPLRGINVMITPNPTSAMAGFGYFYSGYMVILLVEVWLVFRKDIITYARRSRGLKQTIYKLLALGVYDTSEKAQAIDAKMVKFLAAIGIPGAFLLHGYVGFLFGALKSNPWWSTPLMPIIFIFSAVVSGIAALIVMYQVAMKLKGLVIDRACIDTMCGWLWMFLMITASLELLELVTLAYEKAEEWEIIGQLLAGPLSFSFLGLQMIVGVLIPFILLMIIVLLRENMGDKVANTLSFTAATLLLIQVFAMRWNVVIGGQMISKSLSGLREAYKPELFGKEGIMAAIGIMLVPFVIIFVAEWLLPMFRYSEEQTRKLQEGATTTSE
- a CDS encoding DUF3365 domain-containing protein; the encoded protein is MKTNYFKPRPYFKFAITVALIWTVSAAVSVSWNLRSQAIAVKNNARAAARTALEKDVVYRMWNSRHGGVYVPVSVYAVPNRYLEDVVERDIETKDGRKLTMLNPAYMNRQVHEIELSRTGSRGHLTSLRPIRPGNAPDEWEREALETMVSGDEEYYGIREMDDGEYMRFMRPLITEEACLKCHERHGYEAGQIRGGLSVSIPVEPFREAVAASARGIWFWHIFTW